The Halomicrobium zhouii region GAACGCGGAGTACACGATGCGCGACCTCTCCTCGGAGACGATGGGACTCACGAACAGCCGCGGCGACGCGCGTGACGTCGAGATCACCGACGTCCAGACGACGATGGTCGACGGGAACTACCCGTGGATCCTCGTCCGCGTCTACACCGACGCCGGCGTCGTGGGCACCGGTGAGTCCTACTGGGGCGGCGGCGACACGGCCATCATCGAGCGGATGAAGCCGTTCATCGTCGGCGAGAACCCGCTGGACATCGACCGGCTCTACGAGCACCTCGTCCAGAAGATGTCCGGTGAGGGCTCCATCTCCGGCAAGACGATCTCCGCCATCTCCGGCATCGAGATCGCACTCCACGACGTCGCTGGCAAGCTCCTCGACGTGCCGGCCTACCAGCTCGTCGGCGGCAAGTACCGCGACGAGGTCCGCGTCTACTGTGACCTCCACACCGAAGACGAGGCCAACCCGGTGGCCTGTGCCGACGAAGGTGAGCGCGTCGTCGAGGACCTGGGCTACGACGCCATCAAGTTCGACCTCGACGTTCCCTCCGGCCACGAGAAGGACCGGGCCAACCGCCACCTCCGGAACCCCGAGATCGACCACAAGGTCGAGATCGTCGAGGAAGTCACCGAGCGCGTCGGCGACCGCGCCGACGTCGCCTTCGACTGCCACTGGTCGTTCACTGGCGGCTCGGCCAAGCGCCTGGCCGAGGCCCTCGAACCGTACGACGTCTGGTGGCTCGAGGACCCCGTCCCGCCGGAGAACCACGACGTCCAGGAGAACGTCACGAAGTCCACGACGACGCCCATCGCCGTCGGGGAGAACGTCTACCGCAAGTACGGCCAGCGCACCCTGCTCGAACCGCAGGCCGTCGACATCATCGCGCCCGACCTGCCCCGCGTCGGTGGCATGCGCGAGACCCGAAAGATCGCCGACCTCGCGGAGATGTACTACATCCCCGTCGCGATGCACAACGTCTCTTCCCCCATCGGGACCATGGCCTCGGCACAGGTCGCCACGGCCATCCCGAACTCGCTCGCGCTCGAGTACCACTCCTACCAGCTCGGCTGGTGGGAGGACCTGGTCGAGGAGGACAACCTCATCGAGAACGGTCGCATGGAGATCCCCGAAGAGCCCGGTCTCGGCCTGACGCTGAACCTCGACGCCGTCGAGGAGCACATGGTCGAGGGCGAGACGCTGTTCGATCCGGCTCCGTAAGCCGGATCGAATCGACGACGCGTACGCTTCGACAAGCACGAAAATTTCTGATTTGGGCTGTTCGACGAGGAGTGAAACGACTCGTCGAGCCAGCAAATCTTTGATTTGCGCTGTTCGACGAGGCGTAGGCTGGTCGCTCTGCGAGCGACCAGCTATACAGCGAACGGAGAACGAAGCACTATATCTCTGGCAGTCCGGTCTCGGACAGAACGACCGTGAGTTCTCGTCCCGATCGACGCTGGACGTCCGACCAGACCGCGAGGCCGCTGGCGTGGCGCTCACTCGCCGCGTATTCACAGACGTGTCGGCCGAAGCTATCGGTCGAGGAACAGCATGTCGCGCGAACCGGGGGCCGGATCTATACTACTCGATCAGGGAAGATCGGCACAATATTTCGGCACCTGTGTGGGGAAATCAACGGAGAGAGTAACACGGTCTCCGAACGGGGCACCAGGGAGTCGTCAAACTGAGGGGGGCGTCGTTCGCCGAGTAACTGGTGTCTAACGGTGGGCTATCTCTGCTGATAAAGCCCTGCCGTAAGGTACGATGGCCATTTTCGCTTTCAGTAGTTTTATTATGACTCCTGTAGGCCATTACAGTGGATCATGGCAGCTGATAACACAAAATATCGTTCCTTAGTAGACCGCAGACGGTTTGTGGAGCTAGTTGGCGTTTCAGGCGCCGCGGCCCTCGCGGGCTGTGACAGTGGTGGCGACGGTGGCGACGGTGAGGACGGCAACGAGTCGAGCGGCGACGGCGAGGACGGCGGTGCGAGTGGCGTCATCGACAAGACCCACGTCAGCGCACTGCAGACGAACCCCACCGAAGACACGATCAACCGACACCACACGCAGAACGCCTCCGAGCCCGCCTCGCGACTGGCGTTCGACCGGTACGCCGCGTACTCCTTCGAAAGCGGCGAGTTCCAGCTCGAAGCCCTCGACGACTGGGAGTTCGACGGGACGACGGTCACCCTGACGTTCCGCGACGACCTCACCTGGTCCGACGGGAGCCAGGTAACCACCGAGGACATCGACACCCAGTTCCAGCTTCAGAAGAAGACCGGGAGCGCCATCTGGGGCTACGTCGAGAGCACCGAGGTCGTCGACGACCTGACCTACCAGCTGAACCTCTCGGGCGAGACGAACCCGCAGATGGTCAAGTTCCAGCTGTCGAACATGTGGGTCTCCACGCCGGCCTCCGTGTTCGAGCAGTTCCTCGACCAGGACGCCTCCGAGGTCCAGACGTGGGTCTGGGAGGACAGCGACGAGGACGTCCTCGTGAGCGGTCCGTTCAAGTACGTCGACCGGAGCCAGCAGGAGTGGAACTTCGAGCGCAACCCCGAGTTCCGCGACGCGGACAACATCAACTTCAGCGACTGGCAGTTCGACGCCTACCAGGAAGCGAGCGTCCCCCAGCAGGACTTCACTGCGGGCGGCGGCCGCTTCGACAGTTCCTGGAGCGCCTTCGCCCCGCCGGAGACGGTCGAAGGGTATCAGGACCACGTCGTCGAGATCCGGTCCATCCTGGCCAAGTGGGGCTACGGGACCGTCTTCAACCACGACAGCGATATCTTCGGCGACCGCGCGGTCCGACAGGCAATCGCCTACGTCATCAACCGCGAGGAGCTCGTCGAGAACGCGGGCCCGCGCACGAAGTTCCCGGCCAGCGTCCCCTGTGGGATCGCGCCGAAGAACATCGACCAGTGGCTCGGTGACCAGAAGAGCAACTTCAACGACTACGGCGTCGGCGAGAGCGACACCGAGTCGGCGACGCAGGTCCTCGAGGACGCGGGCTACTCGAAGTCCGGCGGCACCTGGCAGTCTCCCGACGGCGAGGCACTCAGCGCCGAGTACCTCACGCCGGCTGGCTGGTCGGACTTCACGACGATGACCAACACCATCGTCGACCGGCTCAGCGACTTCGGCATCGACCTGACCGTCGCGACTGCACCGACGAGCGACTGGCAGGGTCGGATCATCGACTCCAACTTCGACATCGCCGCGTTCTACTGGCTGCCCGGCCAGGCGCGTTCGACGTTCCCGTACTTCCCGCTGCGCCACCAGCTGGCGTTCGACGCGATGGACGGCGGACACAACTACCCGGCCGAGGAAGAGCAGACCATCCCCGCGATGGACGGCTCCGGCGAGACGACGATCAACCCCCTCCAGAAGGTCGAGGAGATCGCGACGGTCCCGACCAACGAGGAGGCGATGCCGATCGTCCAGGAAGCGGCCTGGCACAACAACGTCGACCTGCCGTTCCTCTCGCTGGTCTCCAAGTTCGAGCAGTCCTGGCTGACCAACGACGAGTGGGACATCGTCGAGGAGGGCGACCCGGACCGTGCCGTCAAGTGGCCGCCGTTCTGGCTGCCCCGGAAGGGCAAGCTGACGGCCCAGGAGTAATCGGGTAACCGGACCCGTATTCGATCGCTCCACATCTTTCGATACAATCCGTCACACCTTAGAGAGAGCACGTTAAAAATCAATACCAGACGCATGGTCAACTACTACGTTCGACGAACTGCCCGGGTGTTCGCCACCGTCTTCGCCGTCATGACGGTGACGTTCGGGTTGATCCGTCTCCTGCCGGGAGGCCCGTACTCGCAGCTGCGCGCGCAGTTGCTCCGATCGGGGGTTCCTGCGGAACAGGTCAACCAGCAGATCGAGAACCTGCAGAAC contains the following coding sequences:
- a CDS encoding ABC transporter substrate-binding protein, which gives rise to MELVGVSGAAALAGCDSGGDGGDGEDGNESSGDGEDGGASGVIDKTHVSALQTNPTEDTINRHHTQNASEPASRLAFDRYAAYSFESGEFQLEALDDWEFDGTTVTLTFRDDLTWSDGSQVTTEDIDTQFQLQKKTGSAIWGYVESTEVVDDLTYQLNLSGETNPQMVKFQLSNMWVSTPASVFEQFLDQDASEVQTWVWEDSDEDVLVSGPFKYVDRSQQEWNFERNPEFRDADNINFSDWQFDAYQEASVPQQDFTAGGGRFDSSWSAFAPPETVEGYQDHVVEIRSILAKWGYGTVFNHDSDIFGDRAVRQAIAYVINREELVENAGPRTKFPASVPCGIAPKNIDQWLGDQKSNFNDYGVGESDTESATQVLEDAGYSKSGGTWQSPDGEALSAEYLTPAGWSDFTTMTNTIVDRLSDFGIDLTVATAPTSDWQGRIIDSNFDIAAFYWLPGQARSTFPYFPLRHQLAFDAMDGGHNYPAEEEQTIPAMDGSGETTINPLQKVEEIATVPTNEEAMPIVQEAAWHNNVDLPFLSLVSKFEQSWLTNDEWDIVEEGDPDRAVKWPPFWLPRKGKLTAQE
- a CDS encoding mandelate racemase/muconate lactonizing enzyme family protein, with the protein product MVDHAKLRDPNAEYTMRDLSSETMGLTNSRGDARDVEITDVQTTMVDGNYPWILVRVYTDAGVVGTGESYWGGGDTAIIERMKPFIVGENPLDIDRLYEHLVQKMSGEGSISGKTISAISGIEIALHDVAGKLLDVPAYQLVGGKYRDEVRVYCDLHTEDEANPVACADEGERVVEDLGYDAIKFDLDVPSGHEKDRANRHLRNPEIDHKVEIVEEVTERVGDRADVAFDCHWSFTGGSAKRLAEALEPYDVWWLEDPVPPENHDVQENVTKSTTTPIAVGENVYRKYGQRTLLEPQAVDIIAPDLPRVGGMRETRKIADLAEMYYIPVAMHNVSSPIGTMASAQVATAIPNSLALEYHSYQLGWWEDLVEEDNLIENGRMEIPEEPGLGLTLNLDAVEEHMVEGETLFDPAP